The DNA window GGGCGTTCGTGTGCGTGCGCTGCCCGTGCACGGGGAGGTTGCGGCGATGCCGCATGCCCCGGTAGCAGCCGAGATCGACGAGCCGCTTGATGTTGGTCGCGATGTCGCGCCGCAGATCGCCCTCGACCTTGTGGTTCGTGTCGATCTCGCGACGGATACGTGTGACCTCGTCGTCGGTGAGATCGTCGCTCTTGTGGCCGGGATCGATACCCGCGGCGCTCAAGATCGACAGCGCTCCGGAGCGACCGATGCCGTAGATGTAGGTGAGAGCGATCTCCATCCGCTTGTTGCGGGGAAGATCGACGCCCGCGATACGTGCCATGCCGTGTGGGCTCCTATCCCTGCCGCTGCTTGTGGCGGGGGTTCTCGCACTGGACCCGCACCACGTTGTGGCGCCGGATCACCTTGCACTTCCGACAGATGGGCTTGACAGATGCACGAACTTTCATAGGGGGCCTCAGGGAAGCGTGAGAATATAGGGGCCCTCGGCAGTGACCGCAACCGAGTGCTCGAAGTGGGCCGAGAGGCTGCCGTCCCGGGTGACCGCCGTCCAGCCGTCGTCCTTGACCCGGACCTCCGGCCGCCCGGCGTTCACCATGGGCTCGATGGCCAGCACCATACCCTCGGTCAGGCGGTGGCCGCGCGCGCCGGTACGGTAGTTCGGCACCTGCGGATCCTCGTGCAGCCGGCGACCGATGCCGTGCCCGACGAACTCCCGCACCAGCGAGAAGCCGGCGCTTTCGGCAACGTCCTGGATGGCGCCCGAGATGTCCGCGATGTGACGTCCGGGGCGGATGGCGTCGATCCCGGCCTGGAGGGCGTCGCGCGTGACCTCCATCAGCCGGCGGCTGGCCGTCGGCACGGCCCCGACCGCCACGGTCCGGGCCGAATCGCCGTAATAGCCCTGATAGACCACGCCGAAGTCGAGTCCCACGAGATCCCCCTCGCGGAGGACGCGGCGCGGCGACGGGATGCCGTGCACCACCTCCTCGTTGATCGAGATGCAGATCGACGAGGGGAACGTGCGCCCACCCACCACGTAGCC is part of the bacterium genome and encodes:
- the rpsM gene encoding 30S ribosomal protein S13, whose protein sequence is MARIAGVDLPRNKRMEIALTYIYGIGRSGALSILSAAGIDPGHKSDDLTDDEVTRIRREIDTNHKVEGDLRRDIATNIKRLVDLGCYRGMRHRRNLPVHGQRTHTNARTRKGPRKTVAGKKSAPSKG
- the rpmJ gene encoding 50S ribosomal protein L36 yields the protein MKVRASVKPICRKCKVIRRHNVVRVQCENPRHKQRQG
- the map gene encoding type I methionyl aminopeptidase; translation: MIELKSRAELETMRAASRVVAEVLEAVVARVRPGISTAELDALAEEMTLARGAKPAFKGYVVGGRTFPSSICISINEEVVHGIPSPRRVLREGDLVGLDFGVVYQGYYGDSARTVAVGAVPTASRRLMEVTRDALQAGIDAIRPGRHIADISGAIQDVAESAGFSLVREFVGHGIGRRLHEDPQVPNYRTGARGHRLTEGMVLAIEPMVNAGRPEVRVKDDGWTAVTRDGSLSAHFEHSVAVTAEGPYILTLP